The following proteins come from a genomic window of Candidozyma auris chromosome 4, complete sequence:
- the RPP2A gene encoding ribosomal protein P2 alpha has translation MVRAALAQNLTVEFFTPNNTMKYLAAYLLLVNAGNAAPSAADIKKVLESVSIEVEDEKVDQLLAEVDGKNFEELIAEGTEKLSAVPTGAPAASGAAAGGAAPEAAAEEKEEEAAEESDDDMGFGLFD, from the exons CCCAAAATCTAACTGTCGAATTCTTCACACCGAACAACACAA TGAAATACTTAGCTGCTTACTTATTGTTGGTTAACGCCGGTAACGCTGCCCCATCTGCCgctgacatcaagaaggtccTTGAGTCTGTCTCCATTGAGGTTGAGGACGAGAAGGTTGACCAGTTGTTGGCTGAGGTCGATGGCAAGAACTtcgaggagttgattgCTGAGGGAACCGAGAAGTTGTCTGCTGTGCCAACTGGTGCTCCAGCTGCTTCTGGTGCTGCcgctggtggtgctgctcctgaggctgctgctgaggagaaggaggaagaggccGCCGAGGAGTCTGACGATGACATGGGCTTCGGTTTGTTCGACTAA
- the ABP2 gene encoding Abp2p, translating to MWVESQHRAMARWVSCKVEQKVDDLTRDLQDGLVLVKLVNVIIDETGSVSYSLEPIHKNPTLHLHKVENIDDVLKFCRLILKINTCSICGENVVEGNLKLILGLIWTLFVYATSTSISVANESNSIHEIKRILLQWINKIRRSKALDETSNFSKDWSLQAGSRPDLAFAAICDYYLPGVLFDYQTFKKGKPLANLDIVLRDADSKLHIPQLMVSNDFNVLVPDEKCMILYLLQWYTFFELTPDVPDSPVVQQEDNKNDGSLTNFMKLVLEASRTKLSFEGKAIRLVDQINSNIMKVSNINEELCSTVVPANLGELLDQFCSDLSGSADVSEQLRSRTQFQQILMFSQFFIDLLTAYEHFTIQIKPTYLHHDFPELQSLLKAIGHTISKTGIPCYQPEKSTSLSTITIRLECLNELDSIVGEKMLEVLDMIRNSKLAQTDRLIAKLEAHLKANSRRPVPESLKKYVDELSQIMEIKQQLDRFHAILEPKHNTHNLRVLLDSLETIDVPETPQTPTTEETMAFSRFQKVVSEQHNQQNLSHADLQRFLQQVTGGELSKNETRELISLVPSRRMLNRSESDEFSMYNSDENTSIDESVLFDKVQETMEQKLAGTYNKLYNLAEFVERLEKGFSV from the coding sequence ATGTGGGTGGAGAGTCAGCACAGAGCAATGGCTCGGTGGGTGTCTTGCAAGGTCGAACAAAAGGTGGACGACCTCACACGGGACTTGCAGGATGGCCTTGTGTTGGTGAAGCTTGTCAACGTGATCATAGACGAAACGGGCTCCGTGTCTTACCTGCTCGAACCGATCCACAAGAACCCCACGTTACACCTCCACAAGGTGGAGAATATCGACGACGTGTTGAAGTTTTGCAGActcatcttgaagatcaacaCCTGCTCCATCTGCGGCGAGAACGTCGTAGAGGgcaacttgaagttgatcttGGGGCTCATATGGACCTTGTTCGTCTATGCCACGCTGACGCTGATTCTGGTTGCTAACGAGAGCAATTCTATTCATGAGATTAAACGCATCTTGCTTCAGTGGATCAACAAGATTCGCCGTTCAAAGGCTCTTGACGAGACCTCCAACTTCAGCAAAGACTGGTCCCTCCAGGCTGGCCTGCGTCCAGACTTGGCTTTTGCAGCTATCTGTGACTACTACCTTCCTGGTGTCCTTTTCGACTACCAGACTTTTAAAAAGGGTAAACCGCTAGCGAATCTAGATATCGTTCTTCGGGACGCCGACCTGAAACTACATATTCCCCAGCTCATGGTTTCCAACGACTTTAATGTGCTTGTACCTGACGAAAAATGCATGATTTTGTACCTTCTACAATGGTAcactttctttgagttgaCTCCCGACGTTCCAGACTCGCCGGTGGTGCAGCAGGAAGATAACAAAAACGATGGTTCTTTGACcaatttcatgaagctAGTGTTGGAGGCGCTGAGGACAAAATTGTCGTTTGAAGGCAAAGCTATACGCCTTGTGGATCAGATCAACTCCAATATTATGAAGGTGAGCAATATCAACGAGGAACTATGCTCGACAGTCGTTCCTGCCAACTTGGGCGAGCTATTAGATCAGTTTTGCCTGGATCTTAGCGGCAGTGCTGATGTGAGTGAGCAGCTACGGTCACGAACACAGTTTCAACAGATACTTATGTTTtctcaattcttcattgaCCTTCTAACCGCATATGAGCATTTCACCATTCAAATTAAACCAACATATTTGCATCACGACTTTCCCGAACTACAACTGTTGCTCAAAGCAATTGGGCATACGATTTCCAAGACAGGAATTCCTTGTTACCAGCCAGAGAAGAGCACCTCGCTCTCGACAATCACCATCAGACTAGAGTGTCTTAATGAGCTCGATAGCATTGTTGGAGAGAAGATGCTAGAAGTGTTGGACATGATcagaaactcaaaattGGCCCAGACAGATAGACTCATAGCAAAACTAGAAGCCCATCTAAAGGCTAACAGTCGGCGCCCAGTGCCAGAATCCCTCAAGAAGTATGTGGACGAGCTTAGCCAGATCATGGAGATCAAGCAGCAATTGGATCGCTTCCATGCAATTCTCGAGCCCAAACACAACACACACAATTTACGTGTGCTTCTAGACTCGCTAGAGACCATTGATGTCCCTGAAACGCCCCAGACACCAACTACAGAAGAGACAATGGCATTTTCCAGGTTCCAGAAGGTTGTTCTGGAGCAGCACAACCAGCAAAACCTTAGTCATGCAGACCTACAGCGTTTCCTTCAGCAAGTGACCGGTGGAGAGCTTCTGAAGAACGAGACCAGAGAGTTGATTCTGCTTGTGCCTTCTAGACGAATGCTCAATCGCAGCGAGAGCGACGAGTTCTCCATGTACAACCTGGACGAAAACACCTCGATCGACGAGCTGGTTCTCTTCGACAAGGTCCAGGAGACAATGGAGCAAAAACTCGCCGGCACGTACAACAAGCTCTACAATTTGGCTGAGTTTGTCGAGAGGCTTGAAAAGGGCTTCTCAGTGTAG
- the CKA2 gene encoding casein kinase 2 catalytic subunit, producing MMNVSPKVYSVARVYADVNKHKSKDYWDYESHTIEWGNTKNYEIVSKIGRGKYSEVFEGVNVINDEPCVIKVLKPVKMKKIYREVKILKNLTGGPNVVGLLDIVRDQHSKIPALVFESINNVDFRILYNKFTVADIQYYFTQLLIALDYSHSMGIIHRDVKPQNIMIDPQTKTLRLIDWGLAEFYHAGVDYNVRVASRYHKGPELLINLQQYDYSLDLWSVGCMLAAIIFKKEPFFRGDSNNDQLVQIAKVLGTKQLMAYVDKYGIKLSAEYDGILGNYPRKPWSAFVNRENQHLVSNEVVDLIDKLLTYDHQLRPTAKETMAHPFFSLQT from the coding sequence ATGATGAACGTATCTCCTAAAGTGTACTCGGTGGCTCGAGTATACGCAGATGTCAACAAACACAAATCAAAAGACTACTGGGACTACGAGTCCCACACGATTGAGTGGGGCAACACCAAGAACTATGAGATTGTCTCCAAGATCGGAAGGGGCAAATACTCCGAGGTGTTTGAAGGCGTGAATGTGATCAACGACGAGCCGTGTGTAATCAAGGTCTTGAAACcggtgaagatgaagaaaatctACAGAGAggtgaagatcttgaagaatctcaCAGGTGGCCCCAACGTGGTTGGTCTCTTGGACATTGTCAGGGACCAACACCTGAAGATCCCAGCATTGGTATTCGAAAGCATCAACAACGTTGACTTCAGAATCTTGTACAACAAGTTCACCGTGGCCGATATCCAATACTACTTCACGCAGCTCCTCATTGCCTTGGACTACTCTCATTCTATGGGGATCATCCACAGAGATGTGAAACCTCAAAATATCATGATCGATCCACAAACTAAAACATTGAGGCTCATTGACTGGGGGCTTGCAGAGTTCTACCACGCCGGTGTCGACTATAATGTTAGAGTCGCCTCCAGGTACCATAAGGGCCCTGAGTTGCTCATAAACTTGCAGCAGTACGACTACTCGTTGGATTTGTGGTCTGTGGGCTGTATGCTTGCTGCCATTATTTTTAAGAAAGAGCCCTTCTTCCGTGGTGATTCCAACAATGACCAATTGGTCCAGATCGCCAAAGTGTTGGGTACGAAACAGCTCATGGCATATGTGGACAAGTATGGCATCAAATTGAGTGCCGAGTACGATGGTATCTTAGGAAACTACCCACGCAAGCCGTGGTCTGCATTTGTGAATAGGGAGAACCAGCATTTGGTGCTGAACGAGGTTGTGGACTTAATTGACAAATTGTTGACGTATGATCACCAGTTGAGGCCAACTGCCAAGGAGACAATGGCACACCCATTTTTCTCCCTCCAAACATGA
- the MRPL10 gene encoding mitochondrial 54S ribosomal protein uL15m produces the protein MGFFTAARAAIARPVGILLSQSRGVAQLGNLAPFEGAVKGYKRVGRGQGSGLGKTSGRGQKGQKARGKVPRWFEGGQTPYFKRFPIIGFKRPHKREYNDLNLDRIQEFWNSGRIPLKEGETLDYKVMRDCGLVTGSIKDGVKLLGNGKETYNVPLNVEATRASIGAINAVENTGHSYTSVYRTKLGLRAFLNPDRFLLRKGNVPLQARPMHKRDIKYYSDPERRGYLLKHPEIFLDQVKAQQAEKQSRVKKVAVRSGLAAQLENASKKTYTDYSKNRVVDVSSL, from the coding sequence ATGGGGTTTTTCACCGCAGCTAGAGCAGCTATTGCGAGGCCAGTTGGAATACTTCTAAGTCAGCTGCGTGGAGTTGCTCAACTAGGAAACTTGGCTCCTTTTGAAGGTGCTGTGAAGGGCTACAAGAGAGTCGGTAGAGGTCAAGGGTCCGGCTTGGGAAAGACGTCTGGAAGAGGTCAGAAGGGCCAGAAGGCCCGTGGTAAGGTTCCCAGATGGTTCGAAGGTGGACAAACCCCCTACTTCAAGAGATTTCCTATAATTGGTTTTAAGCGACCCCACAAGAGAGAATACAACGACTTGAACTTGGACAGAATCCAGGAGTTCTGGAATTCAGGCAGAATCCCTCTAAAAGAGGGTGAGACACTAGACTATAAGGTGATGAGAGACTGCGGGCTCGTTACCGGAAGCATCAAAGATGGTGTGAAGCTCTTGGGTAACGGGAAGGAGACATACAATGTGCCATTGAACGTTGAAGCGACAAGGGCTTCAATCGGCGCAATTAATGCTGTTGAAAACACAGGTCACAGCTACACATCCGTTTATAGAACGAAATTGGGCTTACGTGCGTTCTTAAACCCAGACAGATTTCTCTTAAGAAAAGGGAACGTTCCTTTGCAGGCCAGACCCATGCACAAAAGAGACATCAAGTATTACTCAGACCCCGAAAGGAGAGGTtacttgttgaagcacCCAGAGATCTTTTTGGATCAGGTGAAAGCACAACAAGCAGAAAAACAAAGCAGAGTGAAGAAAGTCGCCGTGAGAAGTGGGTTGGCGGCGCAATTGGAGAACGCCTCCAAGAAGACGTACACCGATTATTCAAAAAACCGTGTTGTGGACGTTTCGAGTCTTTAA
- the ERG7 gene encoding lanosterol synthase ERG7: MKQYYSEKLGLEKTDPALWRLRTDELGRETWHYLSPEEAKKEPQSITTKYLLGMDDFPAPEPETEIRYPHDAAKKGSEFLSLIQEDCGIFACQYKGPMFMTIGYIAASYFTKTPIPEPQRIEMIRYIVNTAHPVDGGWGLHSVDKSTCFGTSINYVALRLLGLSKDHPVCVKARKTLHQLGGALGNPHWGKAWLSILSLYEWEGVNPAPPELWSLPYWVPIHPARWWVHTRSIYLPLAYLSACRTKVELDPLLEEIREEIYLPKQLPYSKIDFSKHRNTVCGVDLYYPHTKVLDTLNWVVVKYEKYIRPKWVLRKSCDRVYELIKKECKNTDYLCIAPVSFCFNMIITYLEEGPDSYAFQRFLYRKDDVLFHGPQGMTVMGTNGVQTWDVAFMCQYLIMAGMSRYEKYHDMILKGYWFLRRSQFTEECEEGSFRDKRKGAWPFSTKTQGYTVSDCTAEAVKALIMVENDDFVGNKIPEEIRINRKNLEDAVDRILFIQNTGNFEFGSFSSYEHIRATPQLEKISPAEVFNNIMVEYPYVECTDSSVLGLVYFNKYYPDYKPVEINFAIDNAIQYIIGAQDKYDGSWYGSWGVCFTYATMFAVEALETVGHSYATSKTVKKGLDYLIRKQEEDGGWSESMKASETHTYIPTGQSLVVQTSWAVIALILGGYPDRKPIDKAIKLIMERQSLAGEWKFEDVEGVFNHSCAIEYPTYKFLFPIKALGLYANKYGKETEPVV; this comes from the coding sequence ATGAAACAATACTATTCCGAGAAATTGGGGCTTGAAAAGACGGATCCCGCCCTTTGGCGCCTAAGAACAGACGAACTAGGCAGAGAAACATGGCATTACCTTTcgccagaagaagcaaagaaggaacCTCAGCTGATTACAACAAAGTATTTGTTGGGCATGGATGATTTCCCAGCACCAGAGCCAGAAACCGAAATCCGGTATCCTCATGACGCAGCAAAGAAGGGCTCAGAGTTTCTTTCGTTGATCCAGGAGGATTGTGGGATTTTTGCGTGTCAGTACAAGGGCCCTATGTTCATGACAATTGGGTACATTGCAGCCTCGTACTTTACCAAGACGCCCATTCCAGAGCCACAAAGAATCGAGATGATTCGTTACATCGTCAATACTGCTCACCCCGTTGACGGTGGTTGGGGTTTGCACAGTGTGGACAAATCCACCTGTTTTGGAACCAGCATAAACTACGTGGCATTGAGACTCTTGGGCCTCTCCAAAGACCATCCTGTGTGCGTCAAAGCTCGTAAAACTCTTCATCAACTAGGTGGGGCTTTGGGTAACCCCCACTGGGGCAAGGCGTGGCTCTCGATTCTCTCCTTATATGAATGGGAAGGTGTGAACCCTGCCCCTCCAGAATTATGGTCTTTACCATACTGGGTCCCTATCCACCCGGCTCGTTGGTGGGTACACACTCGTTCTATCTACTTGCCTTTGGCGTACTTGAGTGCATGCCGCACAAAAGTTGAATTGGATCCTTTGCTAGAGGAGATTAGAGAGGAAATCTACTTACCAAAACAATTACCATACTCTAAGATTGATTTTTCGAAGCACAGAAATACTGTGTGCGGTGTCGATTTGTACTACCCACACACAAAGGTCTTGGACACTTTGAACTGGGTAGTTGTAAAGTACGAAAAATACATTAGACCGAAATGGGTTCTTCGCAAAAGTTGCGACAGGGTATATGAATTGATAAAAAAAGAGTGCAAGAATACCGACTACTTATGTATTGCACCAGTCAGCTTCTGTTTCAATATGATAATTACCTATCTTGAAGAGGGACCCGACTCCTACGCTTTCCAGCGCTTTTTGTACAGAAAAGATGATGTTCTTTTCCATGGGCCTCAAGGTATGACCGTTATGGGTACCAATGGTGTGCAAACATGGGACGTGGCTTTTATGTGTCAGTACCTTATTATGGCTGGCATGTCAAGATACGAAAAATATCACGACATGATTCTCAAAGGATATTGGTTTTTGCGTCGCTCGCAATTCACTGAGGAATGTGAAGAAGGGAGTTTCAGGGACAAAAGAAAGGGTGCATGGCCCTTTAGCACGAAAACACAGGGCTATACCGTGAGTGATTGCACCGCTGAGGCAGTTAAGGCACTCATCATGGTTGAGAATGATGACTTCGTGGGCAATAAAATTCCTGAAGAAATAAGGATCAACCGgaaaaatcttgaagatgccGTTGATAGAATTTTATTTATTCAAAACACCGGCAATTTTGAGTTCGGGTCGTTCTCTTCATACGAACACATCAGAGCTACTCCAcagcttgaaaaaatcaGTCCCGCCGAAGTattcaacaacatcatGGTTGAATATCCCTATGTTGAATGCACCGATTCTTCTGTACTAGGACTCGtttacttcaacaaatacTATCCAGACTACAAACCAGTGGAGATCAACTTTGCTATCGATAATGCTATCCAGTATATCATTGGCGCCCAGGATAAATACGACGGTTCTTGGTACGGCCTGTGGGGAGTCTGTTTCACCTATGCGACTATGTTTGCGGTAGAAGCATTGGAAACTGTCGGTCACTCATATGCGACCTCTAAAACAGTGAAAAAAGGGTTGGACTACCTTATTCggaagcaagaagaagacggtGGATGGAGTGAGTCGATGAAAGCCAGTGAAACTCATACATACATTCCCACAGGCCAATCCTTAGTTGTGCAAACATCATGGGCCGTGATTGCGTTGATCCTTGGTGGGTACCCGGACAGAAAACCTATCGACAAGGCTATAAAATTGATTATGGAGAGACAATCTTTAGCTGGAGAATGGAAGTTTGAGGACGTTGAGGGTGTCTTCAACCACAGTTGTGCAATTGAGTACCCAACCTACAAATTCTTGTTCCCCATCAAGGCGTTGGGCTTATATGCTAACAAATATGGCAAAGAGACTGAGCCAGTCGTCTGA
- the UTP22 gene encoding rRNA-processing protein UTP22, producing the protein MAKRKLEKSAANVATEAEPLTNHEASNGSSLDHPVSEDERDEESGADSEEEEDEEEQEHKSSEPPSKKHKSQLTAQDVQTARETAELFKSNIFKLQIDELVSEVKIKDSHVARIEKALHRLHHCISQVPATEQLTLEEAEKKINSKKLVIPFPDPKPTKVNYKFGYLPPEHVALVGSFGLKTGIASQHGQGIDISLVMPKSLLSPKDYLNYRALYKRSFYMAYLAEHLLSLTKKENLPVKMSYYFLNDDVLCPVIKLESIKTDNEEDLCFHKTKFTINLIVSLPFGVFDTKKLLPDKNCIRVQSDIEELPPTPYYNSSVVSMTTHDYYLKYLYRNKKSAEAFKDACTLGRLWLQQRGFGSSLNTGGFGHFEFAILLSALLNGGGNSGNKILLYGFSSYQLFKGAIKYLATMDLLTGYLSFSSDLDQSSASKYVPEAGFNTPTIFDKNIKLNILWKMTKSSYQALRSHAIHSFDLLNDVVYDRFDAMFLRRTGPDVLKYDLTFRLTIPEELHDSFGALEKITFVTFDNYIKHKIYIILKNALGERATSIEIINDKVNNLFSLLKRKPSTQHSDTYLIGIELNPDECDKIVTKGPNDTDEEAAAKFRSFWGSKASLRRFKDGTIQHCVVWSIENNEPVASTIIHYALGLHLHPTITQHLTSSVSKFNAKLPVPSAASSSGQGVTGAANFTLLKESFEELCKVMYNLELPLSVKSILPASPSLRNTSMLQPVPFAVSNPDFWNDLVLQFESSSRWPDEIKALEKTKTAFLLKVSETLNKESTYKCFLTKDDSIPYMEDITLMNVLTPGGYGFRFRVLSERDEILYLRAVSNAGAQKAMVQKVYLKFNQKYLGSVKHSRTISILATHHTYYSPVVRLFKQWLDSQVLLNHFNDELVELLAMKPFVDPAPHTVPNSVEKGFLQVLDFIATWNWKDDGLILDLAKRADSAADELENKLSDKLTVRAYQVIQSNFETIRKNDPSAMKTQFFVGTRDDPSGILWSSDVTLPIASRLTALARAAMRMVKEQNIDDQTLKLIFTPALNDFDFHIQLRKSDIAKSSGVVKTGGYKNLSGNYTSFPDDITSRYDLTAMLVEELNKAFGNMIIFSARRCAALYDGENIVCGVYLPNTGNKKFRVSLAMDVKPSNEKDEVSLNKESITDQIKLLGGDLIKAIRFRK; encoded by the coding sequence ATGGCCAAAAGGAAGCTCGAAAAGTCTGCTGCCAACGTGGCGACGGAAGCTGAGCCCTTAACCAATCACGAGGCTTCGAACGGCTCCAGTTTGGATCATCCTGTCAGTGAGGATGAGCGTGATGAGGAATCTGGGGCTGACtctgaagaggaagaggacgaggaagagCAGGAACACAAATCTAGTGAGCCACCATCGAAAAAGCATAAGTCTCAGTTGACTGCTCAAGACGTCCAGACGGCTCGTGAAACAGCagagcttttcaaatcgaacatcttcaagctACAAATCGACGAGCTTGTCAGCGAAgtcaagatcaaggacTCTCACGTGGCCCGGATCGAAAAGGCCCTCCATAGACTTCACCACTGTATATCTCAGGTCCCAGCTACAGAACAGCTCACACtcgaagaagcagagaaaaagatcaaCAGTAAGAAGTTGGTAATTCCGTTCCCTGACCCGAAACCCACAAAGGTCAACTATAAATTTGGGTACTTGCCCCCAGAGCACGTTGCATTGGTGGGCTCGTTTGGGTTAAAAACGGGAATCGCTTCGCAGCACGGTCAGGGTATAGATATCTCGCTTGTTATGCCCAAACTGTTGCTCTCACCCAAGGACTACTTAAATTACAGAGCATTGTATAAGAGAAGTTTCTACATGGCATACTTGGCTGAGCATTTACTTCTGCTTacgaaaaaagaaaacttgCCTGTGAAGATGTCTTATTATTTCCTCAATGATGACGTCCTTTGTCCTGTTATCAAGCTTGAGTCGATCAAGACGGACAACGAGGAAGACTTGTGCTTCCACAAAACTAAATTCACAATTAATTTGATTGTCTCACTTCCGTTTGGTGTGTTTGACACAAAAAAGCTTTTACCAGATAAGAATTGTATCAGAGTGCAAAGCGACATCGAAGAGCTTCCTCCCACGCCATACTATAACTCGTCTGTCGTCTCAATGACTACTCACGACTACTACCTCAAGTACTTGtacagaaacaagaagtcCGCTGAGGCATTTAAGGATGCTTGTACATTGGGAAGGTTGTGGTTACAGCAAAGAGGGTTTGGCTCTTCTCTCAATACGGGAGGTTTTGGCCACTTTGAATTCGCTATACTACTTTCTGCACTTCTCAACGGTGGTGGCAACAGCGGTAATAAGATCCTTCTTTACGGATTTTCCTCATACCAGTTGTTCAAGGGTGCCATCAAATACTTAGCTACTATGGACTTGTTGACTGGGTatttgagcttctcgagcGACTTGGACCAGTCCAGCGCATCGAAGTATGTTCCTGAGGCTGGTTTTAACACTCCAACCATATTTGACAAGAACATCAAGCTCAATATATTATGGAAAATGACCAAATCCTCTTATCAAGCATTGCGTCTGCATGCCATTCACTCGTTTGATTTGCTTAATGACGTCGTTTACGACAGATTTGATGCCATGTTCTTGCGCAGAACTGGTCCAGATGTGTTGAAGTACGACTTAACATTTAGACTCACCATACCTGAGGAGCTCCACGACAGTTTTGGTGCCTTAGAGAAAATCACTTTTGTGACCTTCGATAATTACATCAAGCACAAGATCTACATTATTTTAAAGAACGCTTTAGGCGAGAGGGCAACCAGCATTGAGATAATcaatgacaaagtcaacaaTTTGTTTTCCCTTCTAAAAAGAAAGCCATCTACTCAGCATAGCGACACATACTTAATTGGCATAGAATTGAACCCCGACGAATGCGATAAGATCGTCACTAAGGGTCCCAATGATACAGATGAGGAGGCTGCCGCGAAATTCCGCTCATTTTGGGGCTCTAAGGCATCTCTTCGAAGATTCAAAGACGGAACGATTCAACATTGTGTGGTCTGGAGCATAGAGAACAACGAACCTGTGGCATCCACTATAATCCATTACGCTTTAGGCTTGCACCTTCATCCTACTATTACCCAGCATCTTACTTCCTCAGTAAGCAAATTCAACGCTAAGCTTCCGGTTCCACTGGCAGCCTCATCATCTGGCCAAGGAGTGACAGGGGCAGCGAACTTCACGCTCTTAAAAGAATCATTTGAGGAATTGTGCAAGGTCATGTACAACTTGGAGCTTCCATTGAGCGTGAAATCTATATTGCCGGCATCACCATCGTTGAGAAATACCTCAATGTTGCAGCCTGTTCCCTTCGCTGTTTCAAATCCCGACTTCTGGAATGATCTTGTCTTACAATTTGAGAGCTCTTCTAGGTGGCCCGATGAGATAAAAGCTTTGGAAAAGACTAAAACAGCTTTTTTGCTCAAGGTAAGTGAGACGTTGAATAAAGAATCCACATACAAGTGCTTCCTCACGAAAGACGATTCCATCCCATACATGGAAGACATCACTTTGATGAATGTGCTTACTCCCGGTGGGTATGGGTTCAGGTTTAGGGTTTTAAGTGAAAGAGATGAGATCCTTTATCTACGTGCTGTTTCAAATGCTGGTGCCCAGAAAGCTATGGTGCAAAAAGTTTATCTCAAATTTAATCAGAAATACTTGGGCTCTGTGAAGCATTCCCGCACTATCAGCATTTTGGCAACACATCACACGTATTATTCTCCAGTTGTTCGATTATTCAAGCAATGGCTTGATTCACAAGTCTTGCTTAATCATTTTAATGATGAGCTCGTGGAGCTTTTGGCCATGAAGCCATTCGTGGATCCCGCCCCACATACAGTTCCCAACTCGGTAGAGAAAGGTTTCTTGCAAGTACTTGATTTCATTGCCACCTGGAATTGGAAAGACGATGGACTCATTCTAGACCTTGCTAAACGTGCGGACTCTGCTGCGGATGAGCTCGAGAACAAACTAAGCGATAAGCTTACCGTCAGAGCGTACCAAGTGATCCAATCCAACTTTGAAACGATCCGCAAAAATGACCCCTCTGCTATGAAAACACAATTCTTCGTCGGCACAAGAGATGACCCTTCAGGTATCTTGTGGTCAAGCGATGTGACATTGCCTATCGCCAGTAGGCTCACTGCTCTTGCAAGAGCTGCCATGCGCATGGTGAAGGAGCAAAATATCGACGACCAAACACTCAAGCTCATTTTCACACCGGCGTTGAACGACTTTGATTTCCACATCCAGTTGCGTAAGTCGGACATTGCTAAATCGTCTGGCGTGGTGAAGACTGGCGGTTACAAGAACTTATCTGGTAATTACACCTCGTTCCCTGACGACATCACGTCGCGGTATGACTTGACTGCGATGCTCGTAGAGGAGCTCAAtaaagcttttggaaacaTGATCATCTTCTCAGCAAGAAGGTGTGCTGCTCTTTACGACGGAGAGAATATTGTGTGTGGTGTGTATCTACCCAACACTGGCAACAAGAAATTCAGGGTCAGCTTGGCCATGGACGTGAAGCCGCTGAACGAAAAGGACGAAGTGTCGCTAAATAAGGAGAGTATCACAGACCAAATCAAACTTCTAGGCGGCGATCTTATTAAGGCCATCAGGTTCAGAAAGTAA